A single region of the Salvia miltiorrhiza cultivar Shanhuang (shh) chromosome 8, IMPLAD_Smil_shh, whole genome shotgun sequence genome encodes:
- the LOC130998477 gene encoding uncharacterized protein LOC130998477 — MIIGLIEPKVRLHKVRQSFWMSINMVPRHQNSRLLRRPNIWLISHPSVNTNIIHSSEQAIIADCSWNSKIFRVAIVHGANDQVARRVLWSDLLSVIQENTVCIGDFNAVKGAHERISMVTPSRSSCRDFCKFIEDADFIESPTTGLYFTWSGRRFLPRHIESRLDRALFSSGFADMWTNIVTHALPRLTSDHSALVLQCRDADPPGKHSFRFLNMWVLHPDFQNLTHNSWSGDVDVRCPIFKVMFKLRRLRADLKTWNRTVFGNVDDQIMVYQVALLEIQQRISQNGEEGPCRDDRTMLEAIIDHSVTEEQNANLIRIPEDDEIKASVFGMDASSAPGPDGFSGLFFQNCWHIIKEDICLAVRFFFLRSYLPAGCNASTLILIPKKDQVDTILATRLSAVAAVCVSPNQFGFISGRNIHDCIVLGSEGFNCMNRASRRSNFACKIDISKAFDTMSWGFILQVLQVNGFHETFIRWISVIFTSARISILYNGQLSGYFACSRGVRQGDPLSPILFGIAEDVLSHLFLNCVHSRHLVPMDFSRGSHFPTHLLYADDILIFCKASVRNAKKIKEILNLYGELSGQICNPVKSHVFFSSRVATPLRNNIQRELGFAIGSLPVTYLGVPLFTGRIRASYFMAIYDKIVNKFARWKGLQLSMAGRLCLVRSVIQSSVTHSMMIYRWPKSLIYNLDKKCRNFIGTGSVDIKPSCPVSWNRICAPRAEGGLGVRPFSTMNKSYLMKMAWKMVQGQDFAFAVLRTRYLTIFGYAKLNIASSPYWTSIREHVNQLVDNSLLCGQGFDHLLLERRLVGLQTEDFIIHCSDIVVDILLLPFGDEEDQRFWKSSLTGNVSAATAFAANSHCFPKDILIRHGKMIGPNRCALCGKDEETISHLFWRCSVVKLAWHELLE, encoded by the exons ATGATTATTGGTTTGATCGAGCCTAAGGTTCGCCTTCACAAGGTTCGTCAGAGTTTCTGGATGTCGATTAACATGGTTCCACGACATCAAAATAGCAGGCTCTTGCGTCGCCCTAATATTTGGTTAATTTCTCACCCTTCTGTGAACACTAACATTATTCACTCCTCCGAGCAAGCCATTATTGCGGACTGTAGCTGGAATTCGAAGATTTTCAGAGTTGCCATTGTACATGGCGCTAATGATCAGGTGGCCCGTCGCGTTCTTTGGTCGGATCTTCTCTCGGTGATTCAAGAAAACACTGTTTGtattggcgattttaatgcAGTGAAGGGTGCCCATGAGCGTATTAGCATGGTGACCCCTAGTAGAAGCTCTTGTCGTGATTTCTGTAAGTTTATTGAGGACGCTGATTTTATAGAGTCGCCTACGACAGGGCTGTATTTTACTTGGTCGGGGCGTCGCTTTCTTCCCCGGCATATTGAGTCAAGGCTTGATCGAGCTCTTTTCTCTTCTGGTTTCGCTGACATGTGGACTAATATTGTCACTCATGCGTTACCTAGATTGACTTCGGATCACTCGGCTTTAGTTCTTCAATGTAGAGACGCGGATCCTCCTGGGAAGCATTCGTTCCGGTTTCTTAACATGTGGGTTTTGCACCCTGACTTTCAAAACTTGACTCATAACTCTTGGTCTGGTGATGTGGACGTCCGTTGTCCCATTTTCAAGGTGATGTTTAAACTGAGAAGACTCCGTGCTGATCTTAAGACCTGGAATCGTACGGTTTTTGGGAATGTTGATGATCAGATTATGGTTTATCAGGTTGCACTTTTGGAGATTCAGCAGCGTATTTCACAAAATGG GGAGGAGGGTCCGTGTCGTGACGATAGGACCATGTTGGAAGCTATTATTGATCATAGTGTCACTGAGGAGCAGAATGCTAATCTGATCAGAATCCCGGAGGATGACGAGATAAAGGCCTCGGTGTTTGGGATGGACGCTTCTAGCGCCCCGGGTCCTGATGGTTTTTCGGGTCTTTTCTTTCAGAATTGTTGGCATATCATTAAAGAGGATATATGTCTCGCTGTTCGGTTTTTTTTCTTACGGTCTTACCTTCCTGCTGGCTGCAATGCCAGCACGTTGATTTTGATTCCCAAGAAAGATCAGGTTGATACG ATTTTGGCTACCAGATTGAGTGCGGTGGCAGCGGTCTGTGTTTCTCCTAatcagtttggttttatcaGTGGTCGCAATATTCATGATTGTATTGTGCTGGGTTCTGAAGGTTTTAATTGCATGAATAGAGCTAGTCGGCGCTCGAATTTTGCTTGCAAAATTGACATTAGCAAAGCCTTTGACACTATGAGCTGGGGGTTCATTTTACAGGTGCTTCAGGTCAACGGTTTTCATGAGACCTTTATCAGATGGATTTCTGTGATTTTCACTTCGGCTCGCATTTCTATTCTTTATAATGGGCAGTTGAGTGGTTATTTTGCTTGCTCCAGGGGAGTTCGCCAGGGAGACCCCCTTTCTCCTATTCTGTTTGGCATTGCTGAGGACGTCCTGAGCCATCTTTTCCTGAATTGTGTGCATTCTCGGCACCTGGTGCCCATGGATTTTAGCCGAGGATCTCACTTTCCCACGCATCTTTTGTATgctgatgatatcctcattttcTGTAAAGCTTCGGTTAGAAATGCCAAAAAGATCAAAGAAATCTTGAATCTTTATGGTGAGCTGTCGGGGCAGATTTGCAATCCGGTTAAGTCTCATGTTTTCTTTTCGTCTAGGGTGGCGACTCCCTTACGAAATAATATTCAGAGGGAGCTTGGTTTTGCTATCGGAAGTTTGCCGGTTACTTACCTTGGTGTTCCTTTATTCACGGGCCGTATTCGTGCTTCTTATTTTATGGCGATTTATGATAAAATCGTTAATAAATTTGCAAGATGGAAAGGGTTGCAGCTCTCTATGGCAGGACGTCTCTGTTTGGTTCGCTCGGTGATTCAAAGTTCGGTTACTCATTCCATGATGATCTATAGATGGCCGAAATCTCTTATTTATAATTTGGATAAGAAGTGTCGTAATTTCATCGGGACCGGGAGTGTAGACATCAAACCTTCCTGCCCGGTCAGTTGGAATCGGATTTGTGCCCCTCGAGCGGAAGGGGGTTTGGGAGTGCGACCTTTCTCTACAATGAACAAGAGTTATCTgatgaaaatggcgtggaaaATGGTCCAAGGTCAGGATTTTGCGTTTGCTGTTCTGCGTACTCGTTATCTCACTATCTTTGGCTACGCGAAGCTTAATATTGCCTCTTCCCCTTACTGGACGAGCATCCGAGAGCATGTGAATCAACTTGTTGATAACTCTCTCTTATGTGGGCAAGGGTTCGACCACTTACTTTTGGAAAGACGACTGGTTGGGTTACAAACTG AGGACTTTATTATTCATTGTTCCGATATTGTGGTGGATATACTACTCCTCCCGTTTGGTGATGAGGAAGATCAACGTTTCTGGAAGTCGTCGCTTACTGGTAATGTTTCGGCTGCTACGGCGTTTGCGGCTAACAGTCATTGTTTCCCCAAG GATATCTTGATTCGTCATGGGAAGATGATTGGGCCGAATAGGTGCGCCCTCTGTGGTAAGGACGAGGAAACTATTAGCCATCTATTTTGGAGATGCTCGGTGGTTAAGCTTGCTTGGCATGAGTTGCTGGAGTGA